A single Endozoicomonas sp. NE40 DNA region contains:
- a CDS encoding type III secretion system chaperone, whose amino-acid sequence MSYKQNVEENLQHFAESIGLGELSLNEHDACGLCFDDTLIVNMEYLEEDEALVFVSSVKPMDAHDDARTQLFEKLLSLNLQHHSMQGAFIALNHDKTEVLLIRSMLASSDYGNFESTLEKFVNTLEWIVSEVDNVDQDSTPAAGSSAPQPGPGGPGDMGMMV is encoded by the coding sequence CAAGCAGAACGTCGAAGAGAATCTGCAGCATTTTGCCGAGAGCATTGGCCTTGGTGAACTCAGTCTGAACGAACACGATGCCTGCGGCCTCTGTTTCGATGACACCTTAATTGTCAACATGGAGTATCTGGAGGAAGATGAAGCTCTGGTCTTTGTTTCCTCGGTCAAACCCATGGACGCCCACGACGATGCCCGCACCCAGCTGTTCGAAAAACTGCTCTCCCTGAATCTCCAGCATCACAGCATGCAGGGCGCTTTCATTGCCCTGAACCATGACAAAACGGAAGTCCTGTTGATTCGCTCCATGCTGGCTTCCAGCGATTACGGCAATTTTGAATCCACCCTGGAAAAATTTGTAAACACCCTGGAATGGATTGTGTCTGAAGTGGACAACGTTGACCAGGACAGTACTCCGGCAGCAGGCAGCTCTGCACCACAGCCTGGTCCGGGCGGTCCCGGCGACATGGGCATGATGGTCTGA
- the sctN gene encoding type III secretion system ATPase SctN: protein MPEALKYLTDALESAVGGERLVDIRGRVTEVQGMIIKAAVPGVKIGELCELITPGEEQASYAEVVGFQGHETVLSPMGEIMGISSTTEVIPTGKVHHVGVGPHLLGHVLDGMGDPLDKTAFDDIEPETYYPVYADSPDPMTRKIIDKPLPLGLRVLDGILTCGEGQRMGIFAAAGGGKSTLLSMLVKGAEVDVTVLALIGERGRELREFIEHDLGPEGVQKSVIIVATSDKSSMERAKAAYTATAVAEYFRDKGKRVLLLMDSVTRFARAQREIGLAAGEPPTRRGFPPSVFATLPKLMERAGMSHTGSITALYTVLVEGDDMTEPVADETRSILDGHIILSRKLAAANHYPAIDVLSSASRVMNAITPEEHKAAAGRLRELLAKFEEIELLVKVGEYKQGSDAVADEALQKIDHIRNFLKQRTDELTPYDDTIQLLRQVVGV from the coding sequence TTGCCAGAAGCATTAAAGTACTTAACAGATGCCCTTGAGAGCGCTGTAGGCGGTGAGCGACTGGTGGATATTCGCGGCCGGGTGACCGAAGTACAGGGCATGATCATCAAGGCAGCCGTTCCCGGTGTCAAAATCGGTGAGCTGTGTGAGCTGATCACTCCGGGTGAAGAACAGGCCAGCTATGCAGAAGTGGTTGGCTTTCAGGGACATGAAACTGTTCTTTCGCCCATGGGTGAGATTATGGGCATCTCCTCAACCACAGAAGTGATACCGACCGGCAAAGTACATCATGTGGGTGTTGGCCCTCATCTGCTGGGACACGTACTGGATGGCATGGGCGACCCTCTGGATAAAACCGCGTTCGATGACATTGAGCCAGAAACTTACTACCCGGTCTACGCCGACAGTCCGGACCCCATGACCCGCAAAATTATCGACAAACCACTGCCTCTTGGCCTTCGGGTTCTGGATGGCATTCTGACCTGTGGCGAAGGACAGCGGATGGGTATCTTTGCCGCAGCCGGTGGTGGTAAGTCCACCCTGCTCTCCATGCTGGTCAAAGGTGCCGAAGTCGATGTCACCGTACTCGCGCTGATCGGTGAACGGGGACGGGAACTGAGGGAATTTATCGAACACGACCTGGGGCCTGAAGGCGTGCAGAAATCGGTCATCATCGTTGCAACGTCCGACAAGTCGTCAATGGAACGCGCCAAAGCGGCCTATACCGCAACCGCCGTCGCAGAATATTTCAGGGATAAAGGCAAACGGGTTCTTTTGTTGATGGACTCCGTCACACGCTTCGCCCGGGCTCAGCGTGAAATCGGTCTGGCAGCGGGCGAACCGCCAACCCGCCGGGGTTTTCCCCCTTCCGTTTTTGCCACCCTGCCAAAGCTGATGGAACGCGCAGGTATGTCTCACACAGGTTCCATTACCGCCCTCTACACCGTTCTGGTGGAAGGTGATGATATGACCGAACCGGTAGCGGACGAAACACGATCTATTCTCGATGGACACATTATCCTGTCCAGAAAACTGGCAGCCGCAAACCATTACCCGGCTATTGATGTACTGTCCAGTGCCAGCCGTGTTATGAACGCGATCACGCCAGAGGAGCACAAAGCCGCAGCAGGCAGGTTACGGGAACTGCTGGCAAAATTTGAGGAGATTGAACTGCTGGTAAAAGTTGGGGAATACAAACAGGGCTCTGACGCCGTTGCCGATGAAGCCCTGCAGAAAATCGACCATATCCGTAACTTCCTCAAACAGCGTACCGACGAACTCACCCCTTATGACGACACCATTCAGCTGCTCAGGCAGGTGGTGGGTGTCTGA
- the sctO gene encoding type III secretion system stalk subunit SctO yields MLHELLKVKQIREKSAHDEVQKRKYHLEETHRAVERAKQEFHEYVEWRGKEEQRLYDNIINMEVKQSDLDLLKQKVGLLREKDVLLEQAIAEAKKKVVDAEAALEEAREEHAKAIQAVKKFEEFTAALDEDAAKEAARLEDLEMEEFTVRPRH; encoded by the coding sequence ATGCTGCACGAACTACTGAAAGTTAAACAGATTCGTGAAAAGTCTGCCCACGATGAAGTCCAGAAACGCAAATACCACCTCGAAGAAACCCACCGGGCGGTTGAGCGTGCAAAGCAAGAGTTCCATGAGTATGTCGAGTGGCGCGGTAAAGAAGAGCAGCGGCTCTACGATAATATTATCAATATGGAAGTAAAGCAGAGCGATCTGGATCTGCTGAAACAGAAAGTCGGTTTGCTGCGGGAAAAAGACGTACTGCTGGAGCAGGCGATTGCCGAAGCCAAAAAGAAAGTCGTAGACGCCGAGGCTGCTCTGGAGGAAGCTCGGGAGGAGCACGCCAAAGCAATTCAGGCAGTCAAGAAGTTTGAAGAGTTTACTGCCGCCCTGGACGAAGACGCTGCCAAAGAAGCGGCTCGTCTGGAAGACCTGGAAATGGAAGAGTTTACGGTCAGGCCCCGACATTAA